One stretch of Methyloversatilis sp. RAC08 DNA includes these proteins:
- a CDS encoding lytic transglycosylase domain-containing protein, with the protein MLALVLFAPAAHANGDAAFIAARDAFSAGNRQAFERHAAGLQSHVLASYIDYYRLRLDLDRASPDRVAAFLEQHAGTLVAQRLRSDWLRQLAKAERWSDYRAEYALLPQSSPTPEADLRCHALRARLDAAEQAALADAKLLWATMDEPPSACLPVFAALFDAGRLTEDEVWLRARRHMEVRRPGQARSTLALLPAAAQPPAGALDDIVGNPTRWLDRQPANFSITRRGRELALMAIARRARSDVRGAERSLEVIAARFSAEERGYAFEQLGWQGAQQHDTRAVQWCRSADDALQGEDALAWCARAALRATNWKMVRDTIGRMPQALAEKPEWIYWGGRARSATGHVDQAHAAWRRIAGEPHFYGLLAAEELDQPHRLPPQATAPSVDEIRRAEATPAIARALKLFELDLRTEAVREWNWAIRDADDRALLTAAHVALRHKLWDRAINSADRTTLEHDYSLRYLAPMRSDVEPHVHARSLDLSWVYGLMRQESRFITRAKSSAGAQGLMQVMPATGQWVAKKIGLNGYKPSQIADPDTNLLLGTSYMRLVLDSLDDHPVLASAGYNAGPGRAKKWRAARPLEGAIYAETIPFNETRDYVKKVMANAVLYSLVFGQQNSPALKQRLGTIQPGPGALPDDPI; encoded by the coding sequence ATTTTCCGCCGGCAATCGGCAGGCTTTCGAGCGCCACGCCGCCGGACTGCAGTCGCACGTTCTGGCGTCCTATATCGACTATTACCGGCTGCGCCTCGATCTCGACCGCGCCTCGCCCGACCGCGTCGCCGCCTTCCTCGAACAGCACGCCGGCACGCTCGTGGCACAGCGCCTGCGTTCGGACTGGCTGCGCCAGCTCGCGAAAGCCGAACGGTGGAGCGACTATCGCGCCGAGTACGCGCTGCTGCCGCAAAGTTCGCCGACACCCGAAGCCGATCTGCGCTGTCACGCGTTGCGCGCCCGGCTCGATGCCGCCGAACAGGCCGCGCTCGCCGATGCCAAGCTGCTGTGGGCGACGATGGACGAGCCACCCTCGGCCTGCCTGCCCGTCTTTGCCGCCCTGTTCGACGCCGGCCGCCTGACGGAAGATGAAGTGTGGCTGCGCGCGCGCCGTCACATGGAGGTGCGCCGCCCCGGTCAGGCGCGCAGCACGCTTGCCTTGCTGCCGGCCGCCGCTCAGCCGCCGGCTGGCGCGCTGGACGACATCGTCGGCAATCCGACGCGCTGGCTCGATCGCCAGCCCGCCAATTTCTCGATCACCCGGCGCGGCCGCGAACTGGCGCTGATGGCCATTGCACGGCGTGCGCGCAGCGACGTGCGCGGCGCGGAACGAAGTCTGGAAGTCATCGCCGCCCGTTTCAGCGCGGAGGAGCGCGGATACGCCTTCGAACAGCTCGGCTGGCAGGGCGCGCAGCAGCACGATACGCGCGCGGTTCAGTGGTGCCGGTCGGCCGACGACGCGCTGCAGGGCGAGGACGCCCTGGCCTGGTGTGCGCGCGCCGCGCTGCGCGCGACGAACTGGAAAATGGTGCGCGACACCATCGGCCGCATGCCGCAGGCGCTGGCCGAAAAGCCCGAGTGGATCTACTGGGGCGGCCGGGCGCGCAGCGCGACCGGCCACGTCGATCAGGCACACGCCGCGTGGCGGCGCATCGCCGGCGAACCGCACTTCTACGGTCTGCTGGCGGCCGAAGAGCTCGACCAGCCGCATCGCCTGCCGCCGCAGGCCACGGCGCCCTCCGTCGATGAAATCCGTCGCGCCGAGGCGACGCCGGCGATCGCGCGCGCGCTCAAGCTGTTCGAGCTCGACCTGCGCACCGAGGCGGTACGCGAATGGAACTGGGCCATCCGCGACGCCGATGACCGCGCCCTGCTCACCGCCGCGCACGTCGCGCTGCGCCACAAGTTGTGGGACCGCGCCATCAACAGTGCCGACCGCACGACGCTGGAGCACGACTACTCGCTGCGCTACCTCGCACCGATGCGCAGCGATGTCGAACCGCACGTGCATGCCCGCTCGCTCGACCTGAGCTGGGTGTATGGGCTGATGCGGCAGGAAAGCCGCTTCATCACGCGCGCGAAATCGTCGGCTGGCGCGCAGGGCCTGATGCAGGTGATGCCGGCGACCGGCCAGTGGGTGGCGAAGAAGATCGGCCTGAATGGCTACAAGCCTTCCCAGATCGCCGACCCGGACACGAACCTGCTGCTCGGCACCAGCTATATGCGGCTGGTGCTGGACAGCCTCGACGACCATCCGGTGCTCGCCAGCGCCGGCTACAACGCCGGGCCCGGACGGGCCAAGAAGTGGCGCGCTGCCAGGCCGCTGGAAGGCGCGATCTACGCGGAAACCATCCCTTTCAACGAAACGCGCGACTATGTGAAGAAGGTGATGGCCAACGCCGTGCTGTACAGCCTGGTGTTCGGACAGCAGAACAGCCCCGCACTCAAGCAGCGCCTCGGTACGATACAGCCGGGCCCGGGCGCGCTGCCGGATGATCCGATATAA
- a CDS encoding complex I NDUFA9 subunit family protein: MSLSTVLLIGGSGFIGSHVARLLAERNIRVIVPTRRRDRAKPLILLPTVDVVEADVHDAASLNRLMQGADAVVNLVGILHSRSGSPWGADFERAHVALPRAVAAAAKAAGVPRMVQVSALGAAADAPSEYQRSKAAGEDAVRASGLEWTIFRPSLVFGDGECFLRLFAGLLKLFPVMPLAGADTRYQPVDVRDVARCIVHALDSDDTIGQVYPLCGPRVYTMRELVQLTGRTIGRDPCVIGLPGPLASLQALALELAPGPTLMSRDNLRSMSVDNVCDAGCTLPFGFTPALLESEIGRCLADFTPTDRFERARSKARR, encoded by the coding sequence ATGTCCCTTTCCACAGTTCTCCTGATCGGCGGCAGCGGTTTCATCGGCAGCCACGTTGCCCGCCTGCTTGCCGAGCGCAATATCCGCGTCATTGTGCCGACACGCCGGCGCGACCGCGCGAAGCCCCTCATCCTGCTGCCCACGGTCGATGTGGTCGAAGCCGACGTGCACGATGCCGCCTCGCTGAACCGCCTGATGCAGGGCGCCGATGCCGTGGTGAATCTGGTCGGCATCCTGCATTCGCGCAGCGGCAGCCCGTGGGGTGCGGACTTCGAACGCGCGCATGTCGCATTGCCCCGTGCCGTCGCTGCTGCAGCCAAGGCGGCTGGCGTGCCGCGCATGGTGCAGGTCAGCGCACTGGGCGCGGCCGCAGACGCGCCGTCGGAGTACCAGCGTTCGAAGGCGGCCGGTGAAGACGCCGTTCGTGCGAGCGGACTTGAATGGACGATATTCAGGCCGTCGCTGGTGTTCGGCGACGGTGAATGCTTCCTGCGCCTGTTCGCGGGGCTGCTGAAGCTGTTTCCGGTGATGCCGCTTGCCGGTGCCGACACGCGCTATCAGCCGGTGGACGTGCGCGACGTGGCGCGCTGCATCGTGCATGCGCTCGACAGCGACGACACCATCGGTCAGGTGTATCCGCTGTGCGGGCCCAGGGTCTACACGATGCGCGAACTGGTGCAGCTGACCGGCCGCACCATCGGCCGCGATCCGTGCGTCATCGGCCTGCCCGGGCCGCTGGCATCGCTGCAGGCGCTGGCGCTCGAACTGGCACCGGGCCCGACGCTGATGTCGCGCGACAACCTGCGTTCGATGAGCGTCGACAACGTGTGCGACGCCGGCTGCACGCTGCCGTTCGGCTTCACGCCGGCGCTGCTGGAAAGCGAGATCGGTCGCTGCCTGGCCGACTTCACGCCGACCGACCGCTTCGAGCGCGCGCGCTCGAAGGCACGCAGATAG
- a CDS encoding multifunctional CCA addition/repair protein — protein MRIYRVGGSVRDELMQLPAGDRDWVVVGATPDDMRAAGYMPVGRDFPVFLHPDTHEEYALARTERKTAPGYRGFVFHADASVTLEEDLQRRDLTINAIARADDGTLIDPCNGRADIAARVLRHVGPAFAEDPVRILRLARFAARFDGFTVAPETRALMRGMVDAGEAGALVAERVWQELSRGLMEARPSRMIDVLRECGALAVVLPEVDALFGVPQPEKHHPEIDAGIHLLQCLDWAAAHHASLATRWALLAHDLGKGTTPRAEWPRHIAHEARSVKLAHALAERLRVPTDIADIGRLVAQEHTNIHRAAELRADTLVKLLERLDVMRKPERLTDMLLACEADQRSRPGFDAAGYPQADIVRRAAAAFRAVDAGAIARSMATKGRTGSPDSGPAIAREVQAARVAAVAALRAAD, from the coding sequence ATGCGCATCTACCGCGTCGGCGGCTCGGTTCGCGACGAGCTGATGCAACTGCCGGCCGGTGACCGCGACTGGGTCGTGGTGGGCGCCACACCGGACGACATGCGCGCCGCCGGCTACATGCCGGTCGGCCGCGACTTTCCGGTCTTCCTGCATCCCGATACGCACGAGGAATACGCACTGGCGCGCACCGAGCGCAAGACCGCGCCCGGCTACCGCGGCTTCGTGTTCCACGCCGACGCGTCGGTCACGCTGGAAGAAGATCTGCAGCGGCGCGATCTGACGATCAATGCGATCGCGCGGGCCGACGATGGCACGCTGATCGATCCGTGCAACGGTCGGGCCGACATCGCGGCGCGCGTGCTGCGTCATGTCGGCCCCGCCTTTGCCGAAGACCCGGTACGCATCCTGCGGCTGGCCCGCTTCGCCGCCCGGTTCGACGGCTTCACCGTCGCGCCGGAAACGCGGGCGCTGATGCGTGGCATGGTGGACGCGGGTGAAGCGGGCGCCCTGGTTGCCGAGCGCGTGTGGCAGGAGCTGTCGCGCGGCCTGATGGAAGCACGACCGTCACGCATGATCGACGTGCTGCGCGAATGCGGTGCACTGGCTGTCGTGCTGCCCGAGGTCGATGCGCTGTTCGGCGTGCCGCAGCCGGAAAAGCACCATCCGGAGATCGATGCCGGCATCCATCTGCTGCAATGTCTGGACTGGGCCGCCGCCCACCATGCGTCACTGGCGACGCGCTGGGCGCTGCTGGCGCACGATCTGGGCAAGGGCACGACACCGCGTGCAGAGTGGCCACGACACATCGCCCACGAGGCGCGCAGCGTGAAACTGGCGCACGCGCTGGCCGAGCGCCTGCGCGTGCCGACCGACATTGCCGACATCGGCCGGCTGGTGGCGCAGGAGCACACCAACATCCACCGCGCCGCCGAACTGCGTGCCGACACGCTGGTGAAACTGCTGGAGCGGCTGGACGTGATGCGCAAACCGGAGCGGCTGACTGACATGCTGCTCGCCTGCGAAGCCGACCAGCGCAGCCGGCCCGGCTTCGATGCGGCTGGCTATCCACAGGCGGATATCGTACGCAGGGCAGCGGCCGCGTTCCGGGCGGTCGACGCCGGCGCGATCGCGCGATCAATGGCCACCAAGGGCAGGACGGGATCACCGGACAGCGGACCTGCCATCGCGCGCGAAGTGCAGGCAGCACGGGTCGCTGCCGTGGCAGCGCTGCGCGCGGCCGACTGA
- the ruvB gene encoding Holliday junction branch migration DNA helicase RuvB has product MIHTDPLQAAAERLVSAAPADVREDALERALRPKRLDEYIGQVKIREQLDIFVAAARARREPLDHVLLFGPPGLGKTTLAHIVAAEMGVSLRQTSGPVLERAGDLAAILSNLEPNDVLFIDEIHRLSPVVEEILYPALEDFQIDIMIGEGPAARSIKLDLPPFTLVGATTRAGMLTNPLRDRFGIVARLEFYTADELALIVRRSARLLDCPMDDAGSVEIARRSRGTPRIANRLLRRCRDYAQVKADGAISRDVADAALTMLDVDSLGLDMMDRKLLGAIIDKFDGGPVGVDNLAAAVGESRDTIEDVIEPYLIQQGYLQRTPRGRIVTAAIYRHFGLGAPTPAIASLWDDANPAG; this is encoded by the coding sequence ATGATCCATACCGATCCGCTGCAGGCAGCCGCCGAACGTCTGGTGTCGGCCGCGCCGGCCGACGTCAGGGAAGACGCGCTGGAGCGCGCGCTGCGTCCGAAGCGGCTCGACGAATACATCGGTCAGGTCAAAATCCGGGAACAGCTCGACATTTTCGTCGCCGCGGCGCGCGCACGGCGCGAACCGCTCGATCACGTGCTGCTGTTCGGCCCGCCCGGTCTGGGCAAGACCACGCTGGCGCACATCGTCGCCGCCGAAATGGGCGTGAGCCTGCGCCAGACCTCGGGCCCGGTGCTGGAACGCGCCGGCGACCTCGCGGCCATCCTCAGCAACCTCGAACCGAACGACGTGCTGTTCATCGATGAAATTCACCGCCTGAGCCCGGTGGTGGAGGAAATCCTGTACCCGGCGCTGGAGGATTTCCAGATCGACATCATGATCGGCGAAGGCCCGGCCGCGCGCTCGATCAAGCTCGACCTGCCGCCGTTCACGCTGGTCGGCGCCACCACGCGCGCCGGCATGCTGACCAATCCGCTGCGCGACCGCTTCGGCATCGTCGCCCGGCTTGAGTTCTACACCGCCGACGAACTGGCGCTGATCGTGCGCCGCTCGGCGCGCTTGCTTGATTGCCCGATGGATGACGCCGGCAGCGTCGAAATCGCGCGCCGCTCGCGCGGCACGCCGCGCATCGCCAATCGCCTGCTGCGACGTTGCCGCGACTACGCCCAGGTGAAGGCCGACGGCGCCATTTCACGCGACGTGGCCGATGCGGCGCTGACCATGCTCGACGTGGACAGCCTCGGTCTGGACATGATGGACCGCAAACTGCTCGGCGCCATCATCGACAAGTTCGATGGTGGCCCGGTCGGCGTGGACAACCTCGCCGCCGCGGTCGGCGAGTCGCGCGACACGATAGAAGACGTGATCGAGCCGTATCTGATCCAGCAGGGGTATCTGCAGCGCACGCCGCGCGGGCGCATCGTCACCGCGGCGATCTACCGCCACTTCGGCCTGGGCGCGCCCACACCGGCGATCGCGTCGCTGTGGGACGACGCGAACCCCGCCGGCTGA
- a CDS encoding pseudouridine synthase has translation MQLERILQSQGFGTRRECRALVRLERVTVRGEMVDDPFVDVDTADLDYTVDGEAWRYHEPSYVMLHKPAGHECSQKPKHHPAVFSLLPSPLVVRAIQCVGRLDEDTTGLLLLTDDGQLIHKLTSPKHGVLKRYVATVKHAVDDAMLKALGSGVALNDAPDVSVAAHAVEQLDEHRIAITIGEGKYHQVKRMVAAAGNRVEALHRVAVGRLELPADLAPGEWRWFDPAEV, from the coding sequence ATGCAGCTCGAACGCATCCTGCAGAGCCAGGGTTTCGGCACCCGCCGCGAATGTCGCGCCCTGGTGCGCCTCGAACGCGTCACCGTGCGCGGCGAAATGGTCGACGACCCCTTCGTCGACGTGGACACGGCTGACCTTGACTACACCGTCGACGGCGAAGCCTGGCGCTATCACGAGCCGTCATACGTGATGCTGCACAAGCCGGCCGGCCACGAATGTTCGCAGAAGCCCAAGCACCATCCGGCGGTGTTTTCGCTGCTGCCGTCACCGTTGGTGGTGCGCGCGATCCAGTGTGTAGGCCGGCTCGACGAAGACACCACCGGCCTGCTGCTGCTGACCGACGACGGCCAGCTGATCCACAAGCTCACGTCGCCCAAGCACGGTGTGCTCAAGCGCTATGTCGCCACCGTGAAGCATGCGGTGGATGATGCGATGCTCAAGGCGCTGGGCAGCGGTGTGGCGCTGAACGATGCGCCCGACGTGTCGGTCGCCGCGCACGCGGTCGAGCAGCTGGACGAGCACCGGATCGCCATCACCATCGGCGAGGGCAAGTACCACCAGGTCAAGCGCATGGTGGCCGCTGCCGGCAACCGGGTCGAGGCGCTGCATCGCGTGGCCGTCGGGCGGCTCGAACTGCCGGCCGATCTGGCGCCCGGCGAGTGGCGCTGGTTCGATCCGGCCGAGGTGTGA
- a CDS encoding MBL fold metallo-hydrolase: MLRHAIIPVTPFEQNCTLLWCDETMKGAVVDPGGNLERVLAEVERQGVTLEKILITHGHLDHAGATLDLAEQFDLPIEGPHPDDKFWIDGFPVQSQMFGFPPCRPFVPTRWLADGDTVTVGNVTLDVVHCPGHTPGHVVFVDRVGRLAQVGDVLFAGSIGRTDFPRGNHADLIRSIREKLFPLGDDIRFIPGHGPMSTFGEERQYNPHVGQR, encoded by the coding sequence ATGCTCCGTCACGCCATCATTCCGGTCACCCCGTTCGAACAGAACTGCACCCTGCTGTGGTGCGACGAAACCATGAAGGGCGCCGTGGTCGATCCGGGCGGCAATCTCGAACGGGTGCTGGCCGAAGTCGAACGGCAGGGCGTCACGCTGGAGAAGATACTGATCACGCATGGTCATCTCGATCACGCCGGCGCCACGCTGGATCTGGCCGAGCAGTTCGACCTGCCGATCGAAGGCCCGCACCCGGACGACAAGTTCTGGATCGACGGCTTTCCCGTACAGTCGCAGATGTTCGGCTTTCCGCCTTGCCGGCCCTTCGTGCCGACGCGCTGGCTGGCCGACGGCGACACCGTGACGGTCGGCAACGTGACACTCGACGTCGTGCACTGCCCGGGCCACACGCCGGGTCATGTGGTGTTCGTCGATCGCGTCGGCCGGCTGGCCCAGGTCGGCGACGTGCTGTTTGCCGGGTCGATCGGCCGCACCGACTTCCCGCGCGGCAACCACGCCGACCTGATCCGCTCGATCCGCGAAAAACTGTTTCCGCTGGGCGACGACATCCGTTTCATTCCGGGCCACGGCCCGATGTCGACCTTCGGCGAAGAACGCCAATACAACCCACACGTTGGACAACGCTGA
- a CDS encoding glutathione binding-like protein: MNVTSAGQHIVIDLHFWPTPNGYKVLMFLEESGIEHRIVPVNIGAGEQFRPEFLAISPNNRMPAIVDHAPADGGAPLPVFESGAILLYLAEKTGQFMPAGLRQRVQTLEWLFWQVGGLGPMAGQNHHFVQYAPEPIAYAIRRYVDETSRLYGVLNKHLADRDFIAGGEYGIADMASYPWTVPHKRQQMNLDDFPHLKRWHESIRDRAATVRAYLRGVQVSDKPVVDELSSKLLFGQNADTVGKAQGA; encoded by the coding sequence ATGAACGTGACCTCAGCGGGGCAGCACATCGTGATCGACCTTCATTTCTGGCCAACGCCGAACGGCTACAAAGTGTTGATGTTCCTCGAAGAATCCGGCATCGAACACCGCATCGTGCCGGTGAACATCGGCGCCGGGGAGCAGTTCCGGCCGGAGTTTCTGGCCATTTCGCCGAACAACCGCATGCCGGCCATCGTCGACCATGCGCCGGCGGACGGCGGCGCGCCGCTGCCGGTGTTCGAGTCGGGCGCCATACTGCTCTATCTGGCGGAAAAGACCGGTCAGTTCATGCCGGCCGGACTGCGTCAGCGCGTCCAGACGCTGGAGTGGCTGTTCTGGCAGGTCGGCGGGCTCGGACCGATGGCCGGCCAGAACCACCATTTCGTACAGTACGCGCCCGAGCCGATCGCCTATGCGATCCGCCGCTACGTCGACGAAACTTCGCGCCTGTACGGCGTGCTGAACAAGCATCTGGCCGATCGCGACTTCATCGCCGGCGGTGAGTACGGCATCGCCGACATGGCGAGCTACCCCTGGACCGTGCCGCACAAGCGCCAGCAGATGAATCTGGATGACTTTCCGCATCTGAAGCGCTGGCATGAAAGCATCCGCGACCGTGCAGCCACCGTGCGGGCGTATCTGCGGGGCGTGCAGGTCAGCGACAAACCGGTGGTCGACGAGCTCTCCAGCAAGCTGCTGTTCGGGCAGAACGCCGACACCGTGGGCAAGGCTCAGGGCGCCTGA
- a CDS encoding YchJ family protein, whose translation MSLCLCGSGRPAADCCARHHAGEPAATPEALMRSRYSAYVLGLTDYLLATWHPTTRPAALMPDEAGLKWLGLDVRRCAMQDTDHGTVEFVARSKLGGRAHRLHETSRFVRENGRWFYLDGDFVA comes from the coding sequence ATGAGCCTGTGCCTGTGCGGCAGCGGTCGTCCAGCGGCCGACTGCTGCGCACGGCATCACGCCGGTGAACCGGCTGCTACTCCCGAAGCACTGATGCGCTCGCGCTACAGCGCCTACGTGCTCGGTCTGACCGATTACCTGCTCGCCACCTGGCACCCGACGACCCGTCCGGCTGCCTTGATGCCCGATGAGGCCGGGTTGAAGTGGCTGGGGCTGGATGTGCGTCGCTGCGCGATGCAGGACACCGATCACGGCACGGTGGAATTCGTCGCCCGCAGCAAGCTGGGCGGACGCGCGCACCGGCTGCATGAAACGAGCCGCTTCGTGCGCGAGAACGGTCGCTGGTTCTACCTGGACGGCGACTTCGTGGCCTGA
- a CDS encoding glycine zipper domain-containing protein, whose amino-acid sequence MNRIALPALLLAGIVLAGCQSSLSGDTYSREQARREMSVRQGTVESVRAITIEGTKSNIGTAAGAAVGGLAGGQGSTAGAIAGAVVGGVAGAFIEEGATRRKGQEITIRLDTGNVIAVVQEGDEKFAIGERVRLVGASGNTRVTRAQ is encoded by the coding sequence ATGAATCGCATCGCATTGCCCGCCCTGTTGCTGGCCGGCATCGTTCTCGCAGGTTGCCAGTCCAGCCTGTCGGGAGACACCTATTCGCGCGAACAGGCGCGGCGCGAAATGTCGGTCCGCCAGGGAACGGTCGAAAGCGTCCGCGCCATCACGATCGAGGGCACGAAGTCGAACATCGGCACCGCTGCAGGCGCAGCGGTGGGCGGCCTGGCCGGCGGTCAGGGATCCACTGCCGGCGCCATCGCCGGCGCCGTGGTCGGCGGTGTGGCCGGCGCATTCATCGAGGAAGGTGCGACCCGCCGCAAGGGGCAGGAAATCACGATACGGCTCGACACCGGCAATGTGATCGCGGTGGTGCAGGAGGGCGACGAGAAGTTCGCGATCGGCGAGCGCGTTCGCCTGGTCGGCGCCAGCGGCAACACCCGGGTGACGCGCGCGCAATGA
- a CDS encoding carbohydrate kinase family protein: protein MSVLICGSIAYDTIMVFPDRFKQHILPDQIHILNVAFLVPDMRREFGGCAGNIAYNLKLLGGEPLIMATVGHDAGPYMDRLASLAIPATHVRRIDTAFTAQAFITTDLDDNQITAFHPGAMNVSHENSVSDATGVKLGIIAPDGRDGMISHARQFADAGIPFVFDPGQGLPMFGGDDLLNFLDLARWCTVNDYEARLLCERTGLTEAQIAERVEALIVTRGAEGSRVYTGGSVTEVACVPADTLADPTGCGDAYRGGLLYGLSRGADIVASARLASVMGSIKIASRGGQNHLPTREDIAARHRAAFGTALAF, encoded by the coding sequence ATGTCCGTCCTCATCTGCGGCTCCATTGCCTACGACACGATCATGGTGTTTCCCGATCGTTTCAAGCAACACATCCTGCCCGACCAGATACACATCCTGAACGTGGCCTTCCTCGTACCGGACATGCGGCGCGAATTCGGGGGCTGTGCCGGCAATATTGCCTACAACCTGAAGCTGCTGGGCGGCGAGCCGCTCATCATGGCCACGGTCGGCCATGACGCCGGCCCCTACATGGACCGCCTCGCATCGCTCGCCATTCCGGCCACCCATGTGCGACGGATCGATACCGCCTTCACCGCGCAGGCCTTCATCACGACCGATCTCGACGACAACCAGATCACCGCCTTCCACCCGGGCGCGATGAATGTGTCGCACGAGAACAGCGTGTCCGACGCCACCGGCGTCAAGCTGGGCATCATTGCGCCGGATGGTCGGGACGGCATGATTTCGCACGCGCGCCAGTTTGCCGACGCCGGCATCCCGTTCGTGTTCGATCCGGGTCAGGGCCTGCCGATGTTCGGCGGCGACGATCTGCTGAATTTCCTGGATCTTGCGCGCTGGTGCACGGTCAATGACTATGAAGCCCGCCTGCTGTGCGAGCGCACCGGTCTGACCGAAGCGCAGATCGCGGAAAGGGTCGAGGCGCTGATCGTGACCCGCGGCGCAGAAGGCTCGCGCGTCTACACCGGCGGTTCGGTGACCGAAGTGGCCTGCGTGCCGGCCGATACGCTGGCCGACCCGACCGGTTGCGGCGACGCCTACCGCGGCGGCCTGCTGTATGGCCTGTCGCGCGGCGCCGACATCGTCGCTTCGGCGCGTCTGGCGTCGGTCATGGGATCGATCAAGATCGCCAGCCGGGGCGGGCAGAATCACCTGCCGACGCGTGAGGACATCGCCGCGCGCCATCGCGCTGCTTTCGGCACTGCGCTGGCATTCTGA
- a CDS encoding glycosyltransferase family 4 protein codes for MRPDDADDELAFTVERLHAADEPLRIAVVTETYPPEINGVAMSLKRMLDGLLARGHRIQLIRPRQHADDTAMQSGALHEVLARGMPIPRYGTLRVGLPAKQKLARLWAVERPDLVHLVTEGPLGWSAMAGARKLKLPVTSDFRTNFDAYSAHYGIRWLKRPISAYLRRFHNMGHETFVPTRAMQTQLIDCGYRNVEVVARGVDTRLFSPQRRSAALRTAWGVGERDPVVAFVSRLAPEKNLDLVARAFEALRAQRPQARMLWVGDGPARESLARQYPHHLFAGMRSGDDLATHYASADLFLFGSLTETFGNVLTEALASGLPVVSYKQAAAAELVVPEHNGLLAQPGDENTFIAQAVRAGLDDDLRAGMAKRARASVEQLGWDSVVDAFAARLRATVLNAEALRSARSRR; via the coding sequence ATGCGACCGGACGACGCCGACGACGAACTCGCCTTCACCGTGGAACGACTGCACGCGGCAGACGAGCCGCTGCGCATCGCCGTGGTGACCGAAACCTATCCGCCGGAAATCAATGGCGTCGCGATGAGCCTCAAGCGCATGCTCGACGGCCTGCTGGCGCGCGGCCACCGCATCCAGCTGATCCGGCCGCGCCAGCATGCGGACGATACCGCGATGCAGTCGGGCGCGCTGCATGAAGTGCTGGCGCGCGGCATGCCCATCCCGCGCTACGGTACGCTGCGCGTCGGCCTGCCGGCGAAGCAGAAGCTGGCCCGGCTGTGGGCGGTCGAGCGGCCGGATCTGGTGCACCTGGTCACCGAAGGCCCGCTCGGCTGGTCCGCCATGGCCGGCGCGCGCAAGTTGAAGCTGCCGGTGACCAGCGACTTCCGCACCAATTTCGACGCCTACAGCGCGCACTACGGCATCCGCTGGCTCAAGCGCCCGATTTCCGCCTACCTGCGCCGCTTTCACAACATGGGCCACGAAACCTTCGTGCCGACCCGTGCCATGCAGACGCAGCTGATCGACTGCGGCTACCGCAATGTCGAAGTGGTGGCGCGCGGCGTCGATACGCGGCTGTTTTCGCCGCAGCGGCGCAGCGCGGCACTGCGCACCGCCTGGGGTGTCGGCGAGCGCGACCCGGTGGTGGCATTCGTCAGCCGGCTGGCGCCGGAAAAGAATCTCGACCTCGTTGCGCGCGCCTTCGAGGCGCTGCGCGCGCAACGGCCGCAGGCCCGCATGCTGTGGGTGGGTGATGGCCCGGCACGTGAATCACTGGCGCGGCAGTATCCGCATCACCTGTTTGCAGGCATGCGCAGCGGCGACGATCTGGCCACCCATTACGCCAGCGCGGATCTGTTCCTGTTCGGCAGCCTGACCGAAACCTTCGGCAACGTGCTGACCGAAGCGCTGGCCAGCGGACTGCCGGTGGTGAGCTACAAGCAGGCGGCCGCGGCCGAACTGGTGGTGCCGGAGCACAACGGGCTGCTTGCCCAGCCGGGCGACGAAAACACCTTCATCGCGCAGGCGGTGCGCGCCGGGCTCGATGACGATCTGCGCGCCGGCATGGCGAAGCGCGCGCGCGCGAGCGTCGAACAGCTGGGCTGGGACAGCGTGGTTGACGCCTTCGCCGCCCGGCTGCGCGCCACCGTGCTCAATGCCGAAGCACTGCGCAGCGCACGCTCGCGACGCTGA